gccagtgcactacgattggtatatcaaaggatgtagtatgtgctatcctatctgtgggatagtgcatataaaagatcccttgctactaaagaaaacatgtaacgagtttcctctctaaaactacaggtcaaaattaccaaatgtttaacatccaatagcgtatgataaataaatcaatttgctctaatggtgtcgttaaacaaaccaaagttcttcttcttcatttctATAAAAATCAAAACGACCAACAACACACTGGCTTTGTAAATTAATCATTTAAACAAACTCTTTAAAGTAAAGAGTAATTTAACAGTAAAGCTGCAACAGcttaacatattttacactgcACAATAACCATGATCAGTGTCTATAATACTGTGTTGCTGTAACACGTCCCACCATTTCAGAAATAGTGGTGAGTCAATCAGCTGTTACAGAACTTTAGTTCGAAAATATTATATTCgtgaaggaaaaacaaaaatcttgcaaaaaaccaaaacaaaaccaattacTCACCTCCTCCCACCTCCAACCCTCCCCAGCATTAGCAAGGCACAGTCGATAGAGTTAAGGTTGGCGTCAGTAGCCCGTTGCATTTCTGTAACATTGGTACACTTTATCAGAAATTACAATTAATGCAGGACACAATTGTAACAAGGGTGTTGTAAAAAGATGACTAtggaattatacatatatatttttttatataaagataagAAACCACGATATGAACACATAAAAACAACTTTCGCATCTTTCAGATAGCTAGGTGGAAAAACTGAAAGACTGGAACAGTTTTACAACGAAAACGGGAATCAATCCTGTTGGTCTTTACACAGCTCACATCTCTGAAGTCCACTTTCATCACATTGCATGCACCGAAGAGCGCAAAATTCTTCTGTGAAATTATTCCGGAATAAGGATTTCTTGCTACCATGGCAATAGCCACAAGGTACGTAACGGTAACCGCCACACGAAGAGCATGCCAAACGAACACTGATTTTctgaagagagaaaaaaaaaaaaatgaaaattaatgaatgaactcCCATGCacaataattgaaaaataatgcCAGTGTTTAAAATCTGGTTCAAAAGAGGTGGGGAgcattatatatttaaacattttccaTTTCGAGTAAACTAGATAACAGAGACATTCCAGCTAAAGGTGGCAGCACACTGCCCTTGCGGGCTACGATTTTTGACAGGCCCCACGAATCACAGAGCCGCAAGCCTTGGTATGCGAATAACGCCGTAGCCATGTCGCAATGATTTCATGCCggaaatcaaaataatttgttatttgctGGCGTCGTTTGTAAATGACTCCGGCGAATAAGGTGACGGTCAAAAACCATAGCCCGCAAGGGCAGTGTGTGGCCAGCTTTAGGGAGACCAGTACGTATTTACTACCAGTATTAAAACAACACCACATGATGTTGGTTATTCTGGCAAGTACCTGGTAAGCTGTAGTAATCGTGCATATGATAAAACGAAATAACAAAAGTAGGCTATTTCTTCTCTTACCGGGAACTGTTGAAATAGATTTCTAAGTTCGCCACATTCGTTAAGTTTTTCCAGTTCAAAAGCACCCTGTAGAATAAAAGATAGAGTTATATTAACtttcagattaaaaaaaaaaatgtgcagaCGATGAATTGCAATTATTGTTAAAAACCTTAGAGGTATAGGTACTTTTAACATGTATAACATGTACGTTGTTATCAACTCTATATAAACGAAGTAATAGTGGACACAAACATCACACTTTATCCCCtagaaaaaacaacccacactaacaccaacaccaacacacGCACGCGCGAGCGAGcgcgcgcgcatacacacaaaccttacataaaatgatataaaacaaaaaacatcgcacttaaaaaaaaatatttgttaaataaactaCTGTTGTCTTATTTACGACTTAAGTGCAGTTACCATGCACAGCTCAAAGTAGTAAGGAGTACATTTAAGTTCTTTGTAATGgggaaacaaaaaacattacaagAATATTTCCCACGCGAATTCGTTACAGATGCACAAGGACCACATTGTGCGCCGGTGTTTGAAATACATACACCACGCATCAAAGGACGACAGTGCATTTGTTAGATGCATATTTCTTTCTTGAGTGCACCACACAATTTACACGACAATTACCCTAAACATGGAGAGAAACTccacatcaaaaaaaaaaaaaaaaaaaaaaaaaaacataccaaaaaaaccccaaccaaacaACATATTACTTCGAGCTTCATTACCAATCTGACACTTAGAGATTTCTTTACCACAATTCTAAACACCCTCCTTTACTCTTAACCCATTGGCGGATCTACAATTCGCGTCACAAGGGTCCCACGAAGTACcattttaatgactttttttttcatccattcatcatccACTATATTGCCTTGAAAACGCATCTCTGaggaaaacatttaatttttttccggCCAGCATGCCTCCAAAACCCTCTTTGGGAGCTCGGCTAATTTGCCTTCCACAAACTCAAATTgcttgcttttttttaaattctgtgaCCCACCTTTACAAAATCCTAGATCTGCCCATATATTACCTGCATTCATTCTTCATATAtacgtattttcgtgcttatatccaaaagGTTGTTACTTgcatacacattaaatacattgtaaTTAGTGTCGTATCACCTGGTTAAGCAACTACTTAAATGAAAGCTGTATATTAGAGTGATGAATGTGGATTTGTTTTCGTCGTGAgcacgggggtgggggggggggggggggaagagagttCGATTCTCACCCCTTGTCCGTGCCTGTTAATGCCATATGTGGATAAGTGAGTAAGACGTGTAATATTGTGATGGAGATAAATCGCTCAAATTCTTGTTTACAAAGGCCAAAGAGGACTAGAAAAGTCCTGTTTCACGTTTGGATCGCGATTGCTCCTCTGAATtttataggaggactgccattgcCCAGGACGACCCACACCCTTCATACGTTGTCTGTAGGATAACTGCCACTCCCAAATCCTGGTTTGTCACATCAGATCTAAAACTGCACACGTAACTCGATGAAAACATGCACgtcactttgttttctctttcactCTCACACGGGGATTTCAAAAACGCTCACACTGTCCCGACAACGCTTTGAAGTCGGTCAGGAAATATTACCAGTATTTATGCAGAATCGTCTAATAAACACGACAGAAATACGAACGGGTCTCCACTAAACTCCCCGTTACTTAGTGCTTCTGCGACCACAAAGAGAGGCTGGTTTTACATGCCCGGTGTAACGACGGTTCGGCAAAACCGCGGATCAGCGGGCCCGTGTGTAATTGTGCAGGGTTCACAGCTGCTCGACAAGTCTCTGGTGCAAACATTAGTTGACTGCAGAGTAAAGGTAGAACCATACCTAAAATCGGTCACTTTGATGTAGCAATTTTAAGCATGTTTTTCCACAGTCCCATCTGTCGATATTGTTTGTAGGCTGTTTTATCAGAATTTGAtgcgtcttttttttttactcgtGATTCGCGTAATATCAAACACTATTTCGTGGGAGGGATAATGAAGGTGTACGGTAAGAGTTTTTGCATTGTTGAAATCCACTGTCAAAAATAGATAATTCGGAACATATCGACTGTTTACGGATTCTCcggtgtttaatgtttttagcTAACGCTCTCCTCTTACGAAGTCAGGGAGGGAGCCATGGAGACCATGATCCCCAGCCCCCAATCGCACCTATGTGTTTTCCCCCCACCACcatttatatttgcctgtcgtTCCAATGTAGAAATCGCACATCAATGACGCTCATTACCAGAAACCGGCTTGCCAACCAGTGAGCAAAACGTGCCGAATCGTGGAACATATCGCTCAAATTCTTATTTGCAAAGATCAAAGAGGATTGgaaacgcccccccccccccccccacacacacacgctttGAATCGTGATTGCTCGCCCCCATGGATCACCGTCATGTGATTCgtttaagaggactgccactgcccTGGATGATATTTCTTTAAACTGTCTACACTTTCAGTTCTTCTGGTTCCCACATGGAACCGCCATTATCAATATAGACACGTTTGTTATCTagaatttgaatgaatgaatgaatgaatgaatgaatgaatgaatgtttaacgacaccccagcacgaaaaatacatcggctattgggtgtcaaactatggtaaaatgaaacaacagtgtgatgatcatcatcaatataaaaattcaacagttaaataaaaacacagtgtaaaggattgtgtaaaaatacaaatatcacagatatatataattaaaattttgaataaaattcagtatcacgtaaaaattgtctAGAATTTGAAATTGAGATAATTCTGAATCAGGAAAAAGCATCAAAATATACAATATGAAGGTATCCTTGAATGAATGCGCCagataaaaacagttttatgtaCAGAGATTTAAAAAGGATCCCAGTATAAAAAACACAAACGAAAAATGGCGTTATTTACACGTGTATCTGGAAAATGCAGGTAagtccaacaaaaacaaaatgtctgcaTCAGTCCACGATACGTCTGCAAGTACTTGtgatttattttcaaaacgTGTAGCATATACAATcttcattaaaaagaaaaaagaaaaaataccccccccccctcccccccgaaaaaaaaaagaaagaagaaaaactcCACCCAAACAGAATGAAAACAGGGGGGAACTGATAGAGTATGCCAGACCCACCAGCTATACATGTTGTTTTTATGGCAGATATTCGCTGGATCGATTAGCGGTAAAATCATCATTATTTTCTTCATCATGGTCATCGTCTCCATTCGCATCATCCCCATTGCCATGGCAACTACAAAGACGCACATAGCCATGACGGGGAATAGTTGGCTCCATATAAACCAAATTCTGCCAATAATACTTTTTGATCACTTTCAAATTGCCTTCTTATCTTtctttggggcgggacgtagcccagaaaACAATCGCTCGCCGAATGCGCGATTAGTCTAGAATGGAGTctcgtcgttgggcccattggaccatttctcgtcccagacagtgctccacggtgcctgctccacaactgctgtaacaaaggccgtggtttgtgttGTCATGTCTGAGTGATGCtgcatataaacaaaacactggctactaatcgaaaaaaataGCCCATGGCGTGgcggcagcgagtttcctctctcattatctgtgtggtccttcaccataatctttatataaaaaccctgttaaaatgtgttttgtttaacgacaccactagatcacaatgATTTAGTAAtaaatggctattggatgtcaaacatttggtaattttgacataaaaaatattatagtttaagagaggaaacccgctacctttttccattagtagcaaataatttttatatgcatggtcccacagacaagatagcacataccacgcctcTTGATAATCGTTTTGATGTCCGACGGcatataactataattataatgtgttgagtgcgtccttaaataaaacatgtcatttctttcttccttaaataaccggcctcggtggcgtcgtggtaggccaccggtctacaggctggtaggtactgggttcggatcccagtcgaggcatgggatttataatccagataccgactccaaaccctgagtgagtgctccgcaaggctcaatgggtaggtgtaaaccacttgcaccgaccagtgatccataactggttcaacaaaggccatggtttgtgctatcctgcctgtgggaagcgcaaataaaagatcccttgctgctaatcggaagagtagcccatgtagtggcgacagcgggtttcctctcaaaatctgtgtagtccttaaccatatgtctgacgccatataaccgtaaataaaatgtgttgagtgcgtccttaaataaaacatttctttctttcttccttaaataaaacattatattctttactttttgtctttctttatACTATTCCTTGACCCTGAATCCTgtggtttaaaacattttatttacaacacAAGTTACCACCCTGCGCCAAACGCGATGCCTACCCCGATGTGGACTCCGTCCACAAAGACTTGAGGCACCCGGACTCGTTCGACTCTGAGTCTCTCCGCCAGTTCTCGTTGATTGTCGCGACTCATATACATATCCTTCTCTTCGTACCGCACCATGTGTGTCTGCAGGATGTTGCGTACTAGTTTACACTTCTCCCACGTGTCCCGCACCACGCACATGCTGGTCGTGTAGAACACGATCTTACCCCGCTCTTGTTGGAAATAGTTTCGCTACAAAACAAATTGAGACACATCGACgtgattttattttacaaaataagtaGTTACAAAACACAGTATAATACATCCTGGATAATATATGAGTCggatttacaaaacctgtttgttttttgttgttgttgatgggtGATTTTCGGGTTGTTTtttcttacacgtgtgtaactataattatatttacaattattaaacAGTTTCGTAAATTCggttcaatatatattttaaaaacattaattacatctGCCTTTAACTTAATAACAAACCTGTAACTATTGTTCATCTGGCTCTAAGCCATGATTTATAACAATTTAGTTCTGATCACTAAaagtctttatattataaaaaaaattatctatCGTTTCAACCAAGAGGACCCAAGCCAACTTGAGAAAATGTAACTTTCAACATTTAGAGGAATATACAAGTACAAAAATGcttacataaaattaatttaaaaaacacaataacaagATAATAAGATAACAACAGAAATACagaaaatatcacaaataaacattacatgCCATAACATAATCACAAAGAAGAACAACATATTAAGTTATGCTGTTTGCCATATTCAAATATTAACCAATAGATTTGCAATACTGTTTGTAATCCAGGTCTCACCTAGATTAACACAAAGATCTAGACGTCATTAAAAGGAAACATCGTTTTCTCCAGTTAGCCAAAAGGGcatctttattaaaaacaatttggggGTGTTGCCCACCCCACCCTTGTCCTCTATAAATACAACCCTGTTAATGTACTAAAGGCTGTTCCAGAAATAATCACATGGAGAAGGGAAAAGGAGGAAATGGTCTATTGCATTGTCCATAGCATAGCATTAATTCTCTCGCCaattttgcattaaaaacaTTGGCTGCCgatttcttgtttttaaatcattaactCGGAGCTCTATTCTCAACTcacactgtgttttaatatttaactgtTGCATTTGTATcttgatattgatcatcacattcgttttgcatttaccatagtttgacacccaatagccgatgtatttttcgtgctggggtgtcgttaaacaattctattctattctattctattctattctattctgttctgttctgttctattctattctattctcaACTTTACCCTGCTTCGTGATCATTTCTAGAACCGCGTGATGTTTGCCTTTTATTTTAAGATACTTATACACTGTCTGTCAACAGCTTGTTTTCATTCTTACTACTTATGTGCATTCTATCAGTGGTAAAATCACACCAGGGTTATAAATATATGCCAAcagtttgaaaaacaaacacacggATTATGGAGGTCCTCTTAAAAGGACAAACAGCTATTATTCAACTCTCTCTGCAGGTCTTGCTCATAAATTTGACATGTAAATCTTAAAAACTTATTGAACCAGGAAGATCTTACTCTTAAGTGTTATCGGTTTGTTCAGATATgcggattttttatttttattatcaagaTTGCATTGTCACCTAAAGGTACGTTCTGACAATGTGACTCGTTGTAACGACTTGTAGTATATGATGTAACGATACATTGAGGACAACATAACGTGCAATACTTATAGCCTGATCGaatcaatattttatgttaattagttaaaaaaaatatacccgGATGTTACGACAGACGAAAACTTTTGACCAAACTATCGCATGTCAAATATCGTTGTTACAAATCGTATAGTATGACATCCTTTAGTAGAAGGGAGGTGTactaaaagatgaaagaaaaagTTCAAGTTCAACAGGTTCtctataaaagaaaagaaaggccTCTTGTTTGAGACCATTGTATTCAGGTGCAgactattataaaatattttctatcaGCGTAAATcgtattttaatgaaatatcttCAAATATTCCACCGCCACACCAAAAACGGTAATAAGCAAAAACACcaagaacaacaaaaacaacaacatcaccaacaacaacgacaacaacatcACAAACCTAACATGCACAGCATGCACGCGTGAACTATTATATACAGTCCAACTTCAGTAATTTAAAGTTCGATCAAGATCTTTTGAAAAAGTCCGTCCTAAGGCTTATAGGTTCGTATCCCGGTACTTGCTACATACAAAAGAAATGCACCTCTATGTTCAGTAGGCGGAAGAAGACACGTGCACCAGCCAATGCTTCACAACTAGTATATGTATGAAATATCAAACGCCAGGGTATGTCCTATTCTGTATTGAGGAGCGTGCATGTAAAACATCTCTTTTTTTGTAGTTGGCAGCCGGTTTTCTCTCCTAggcagcccagacagctgaacTGTTTACCTACgaaagcgtgcttgaatatAATTCGATTTAAGAACGAAAACAAATCACACTGTCGTCGTTTATCCTGTAGAAATCGTCTATGGAATTATATGCCTATATTTGGCGAGATTGAAACTTTAGTGGGCGTTCATATTAATGGGTGGTAGAGTGAACAATTCTAGTTACAGT
The sequence above is drawn from the Gigantopelta aegis isolate Gae_Host chromosome 6, Gae_host_genome, whole genome shotgun sequence genome and encodes:
- the LOC121374443 gene encoding glutaredoxin domain-containing cysteine-rich protein CG12206-like produces the protein MVWAGIHHGGRTALVHVAGALTDIRYRYEVLQHHVIPHMNVNGGMFQHDNARPHVARVSQKFLQRHNIDEEVRNYFQQERGKIVFYTTSMCVVRDTWEKCKLVRNILQTHMVRYEEKDMYMSRDNQRELAERLRVERVRVPQVFVDGVHIGGAFELEKLNECGELRNLFQQFPKISVRLACSSCGGYRYVPCGYCHGSKKSLFRNNFTEEFCALRCMQCDESGLQRCELCKDQQD